In the Pseudomonas sp. ADAK2 genome, one interval contains:
- the uvrC gene encoding excinuclease ABC subunit UvrC, with protein MTEVFDPSAFLSTVSGRPGVYRMFDSDARLLYVGKAKNLKKRLASYFRKTGLAPKTAALVGRIAQVETTITANETEALLLEQTLIKEWRPPYNILLRDDKSYPYVFLSDGQFPRLSIHRGAKKAKGKYFGPYPSAGAIRESLSLLQKTFFVRQCEDSYYKNRTRPCLQYQIKRCKAPCVGLVEPQVYAEDVRHSVMFLEGRSNALTDELSAGMEEAAINLEFERAAELRDQISLLRRVQDQQSMEGGTGDIDVIAAFINPGGACVHLISVRGGRVLGSKNFFPQVGIEEDVSEVMAAFLGQYYISSPERDLPSELIVNVVHDDFPVLISAIDELRGRELSISHRVRGTRARWQQLAVTNAEQALSARLANRQHVAARFDALAEVLNLDEPPQRLECYDISHSSGEATVASCVVFGPEGPIKSDYRRYNIEGVTPGDDYAAMHQALTRRFSKLKDGEGKLPDILLVDGGKGQLSMARDVLNELAVPDLILLGVAKGATRKAGFETLYLNDAAHEFTLRGDSPALHLIQQIRDEAHRFAITGHRARRGKTRRTSTLEGVAGVGPTRRRDLLKHFGGLQELSRASIEEIAKAPGISKKLAESIYANLHSE; from the coding sequence ATGACTGAAGTCTTCGATCCGAGTGCATTTCTGTCGACGGTGAGTGGACGCCCCGGCGTCTATCGCATGTTCGACAGCGACGCGCGCCTGCTCTACGTCGGCAAGGCCAAGAATCTCAAGAAGCGCCTGGCGAGTTACTTTCGCAAAACCGGTCTTGCACCCAAGACCGCTGCGTTGGTGGGTCGTATCGCCCAGGTCGAAACCACGATCACGGCCAACGAAACCGAAGCCCTGTTACTTGAGCAGACGCTGATCAAGGAATGGCGTCCGCCCTACAACATCCTGCTGCGCGACGACAAATCCTATCCTTATGTCTTCCTCTCGGATGGCCAGTTCCCTCGGCTAAGCATCCACCGTGGCGCGAAAAAGGCAAAGGGCAAGTATTTCGGCCCCTATCCCAGTGCCGGCGCCATCCGGGAAAGCCTGAGCCTGCTGCAAAAGACCTTTTTTGTTCGTCAGTGCGAAGACAGCTATTACAAGAACCGCACGCGACCTTGCCTGCAATACCAGATCAAGCGTTGCAAGGCGCCGTGTGTCGGTCTGGTAGAGCCGCAGGTCTATGCCGAGGATGTGCGGCATTCGGTGATGTTCCTCGAGGGGCGCAGCAACGCACTGACGGACGAGCTGTCTGCCGGAATGGAAGAGGCGGCAATCAACCTTGAGTTTGAGCGCGCCGCCGAATTGCGCGATCAGATTTCATTGCTGCGTCGGGTCCAGGACCAGCAGAGCATGGAAGGCGGGACCGGTGATATCGATGTGATCGCCGCGTTCATCAACCCGGGCGGTGCCTGTGTTCACTTGATCAGCGTTCGTGGTGGCCGCGTGCTGGGCAGCAAGAACTTCTTCCCGCAAGTGGGGATTGAAGAGGACGTTTCTGAAGTCATGGCGGCGTTTCTGGGCCAGTACTACATCAGCAGTCCCGAACGGGATTTGCCGAGCGAGTTGATCGTCAACGTGGTCCACGACGATTTCCCGGTGCTGATCTCGGCCATCGACGAGCTGCGCGGTCGCGAATTGTCGATCAGTCACCGGGTTCGCGGTACGCGCGCGCGCTGGCAGCAACTGGCGGTCACCAATGCCGAACAGGCGCTGAGCGCAAGGCTGGCCAATCGTCAGCACGTTGCGGCGCGTTTCGATGCGCTGGCCGAGGTCCTGAACCTGGATGAGCCACCGCAGCGCCTGGAGTGCTACGACATCAGTCACTCCAGCGGTGAAGCTACCGTGGCGTCCTGCGTGGTGTTCGGTCCGGAAGGCCCGATCAAATCAGACTACCGCCGTTACAACATCGAAGGCGTAACGCCGGGCGATGACTATGCGGCGATGCACCAGGCCCTGACCCGACGCTTCAGTAAGCTGAAGGACGGCGAGGGCAAGCTGCCGGACATCTTGCTGGTGGACGGCGGCAAGGGCCAGTTATCCATGGCGCGTGACGTCCTCAACGAACTGGCAGTGCCCGACCTGATTCTGTTGGGCGTGGCCAAGGGGGCGACACGCAAGGCCGGTTTTGAAACTTTGTACCTGAATGACGCCGCACACGAATTCACGTTGCGCGGTGATTCCCCCGCGCTGCATTTGATCCAGCAAATTCGCGACGAAGCCCACCGTTTCGCCATTACCGGGCACCGGGCGCGGCGGGGCAAAACCCGTCGCACGTCCACGCTGGAGGGCGTTGCAGGCGTCGGACCGACACGTCGGCGCGATTTGTTGAAACATTTTGGTGGATTGCAGGAGCTGTCTCGTGCCAGCATCGAAGAGATCGCCAAAGCACCCGGGATCAGTAAAAAGCTCGCAGAGTCGATTTATGCAAATCTGCACAGCGAGTAG
- the pgsA gene encoding CDP-diacylglycerol--glycerol-3-phosphate 3-phosphatidyltransferase, which produces MNIPNLITVLRVLLIPIFILLFYLPYQWSYLASSSVFAFAAATDWLDGYLARRLEQSTPFGAFLDPVADKLMVAVALVLLVQEHGNLWLTLPAAVIIGREIVVSALREWMAELGARAHVAVSNLGKWKTAAQMLALVILLANPSDFTFWVLFGYALLLVSAGLTLWSMVQYLRAAWPHLKTDVEKK; this is translated from the coding sequence ATGAATATCCCTAATCTGATTACCGTTCTACGCGTCCTGCTCATCCCAATCTTCATTTTGCTGTTTTACCTGCCTTACCAATGGAGTTACCTGGCCTCCAGCTCGGTCTTCGCGTTCGCCGCTGCCACTGACTGGCTCGACGGATACCTGGCCCGCCGCCTGGAACAAAGCACACCGTTCGGGGCTTTCCTCGATCCGGTGGCTGACAAATTGATGGTTGCCGTCGCGCTGGTGTTGCTGGTGCAAGAACATGGCAACCTGTGGCTGACGTTGCCGGCTGCGGTCATTATCGGTCGCGAGATTGTGGTCTCGGCGCTGCGAGAGTGGATGGCCGAACTTGGCGCCCGCGCTCATGTCGCGGTGTCGAACCTGGGCAAATGGAAAACCGCCGCGCAAATGCTGGCGCTGGTGATCCTGCTGGCCAACCCGTCGGACTTCACGTTCTGGGTGCTGTTCGGTTATGCGTTGTTGCTGGTGTCTGCAGGCCTGACATTGTGGTCCATGGTCCAGTATCTGCGGGCTGCCTGGCCGCATCTGAAGACTGATGTAGAAAAGAAATAA
- a CDS encoding AraC family transcriptional regulator, translating into MTSLDQFALSSDLINELLRGMRLRGVEYRRIQAGPAFGLGFAAKPGHAYFHFLAVGTAVLRAEDGALYELSAGNAVFIAQGDSHQLLSSPDVPAQDIGSFDASPLGDAVCAVNASPGADGSPSSIIFSGCMEFELGSMQGLGGLMPDLMLIDARGQRYPGLMPILTAMEREVRSARVGFAGILARLADVVAAMIVRGWVECACGNASGLVAALRDPRLARALLALHREPARDWTVAELAAQCNTSRSVFAERFQATIGIPPLRYATELRMRLASQWLSLDRLPIEAVALRLGYTSQAAFSRAFKRITGQPPGASRQVARSNASEDSYG; encoded by the coding sequence ATGACCTCTCTAGATCAGTTCGCCTTATCGTCCGATCTCATCAACGAACTGTTGCGCGGCATGCGCCTGCGGGGCGTCGAGTACCGTCGCATCCAGGCCGGTCCCGCTTTCGGACTGGGCTTTGCTGCCAAACCAGGACACGCCTACTTCCACTTCCTCGCCGTCGGCACTGCCGTTCTGCGTGCGGAGGATGGCGCGTTATACGAGTTGTCGGCTGGCAATGCCGTGTTCATCGCCCAGGGTGATTCCCATCAGCTTCTCTCAAGCCCGGACGTTCCTGCTCAAGACATCGGTAGCTTTGACGCGTCCCCTCTCGGCGACGCAGTCTGCGCGGTGAATGCTTCGCCCGGTGCCGATGGCAGCCCCAGCAGCATCATCTTCAGCGGCTGCATGGAGTTTGAACTTGGAAGCATGCAGGGTCTCGGCGGGTTGATGCCGGACCTGATGCTGATTGATGCCAGAGGGCAGCGTTACCCTGGACTGATGCCGATTCTCACCGCCATGGAGCGCGAAGTTCGCTCCGCACGCGTCGGCTTCGCAGGCATCCTCGCTCGCCTCGCCGATGTAGTGGCTGCAATGATCGTACGCGGCTGGGTTGAATGCGCCTGCGGCAACGCCTCTGGCCTGGTGGCCGCGTTACGCGATCCCCGGCTGGCCCGCGCGCTACTGGCCTTGCACCGAGAGCCGGCGCGTGACTGGACCGTGGCGGAACTGGCAGCGCAATGTAATACCTCTCGCTCGGTCTTCGCGGAACGCTTCCAGGCCACAATCGGCATCCCCCCGTTGCGCTATGCGACAGAACTGCGGATGCGCCTCGCCAGTCAATGGCTGAGCCTCGATCGACTGCCTATTGAGGCCGTGGCGCTGCGCCTGGGCTACACCTCGCAGGCGGCCTTCAGTCGCGCCTTCAAACGCATCACCGGCCAGCCACCAGGTGCAAGCCGGCAAGTGGCCCGTTCAAATGCCTCCGAAGATAGTTATGGATGA
- a CDS encoding MFS transporter, which translates to MNNGVCEVAGDVRFGNEACAEAQTPAWMAVFSLAMGVFGLLTAEYLPASLLTPMAVELGVSEALAGQAVTVTAVVALFSGLLVPGLTRGIDRRVVLLCFSTLMIASNLLVAFSSSLVVLLIMRILLGIALGGFWSMAAAVAMRLVPAALLPRALSIIFSGIAVGTVVAVPLGSYLGGLYGWRSAFVAAAAVGVVTLIFQLFTLPPLAPRKTARLRTVLEVLLRPGIAVGMLGCVLVHTGHFALFTYIRPFLESTTGVGAEGLALMLLGFGAANFVGTLLAGWLLERSPRGTMVLMPALVGVAALALVLLPASVPCQALLLALWGMAFGGVPVAWSNWVARAVPDQAESAGGMVVASVQSAIAAGAAAGGAMFSFSGIAGVFVAAGILMLLAALLIGMRVKVEAPAYGADAGPVLHL; encoded by the coding sequence ATGAACAATGGGGTGTGTGAGGTTGCAGGCGATGTGCGATTTGGCAACGAGGCTTGTGCAGAAGCACAGACACCGGCCTGGATGGCCGTATTTTCGCTGGCGATGGGCGTGTTTGGATTGTTGACGGCGGAATACCTTCCGGCCAGCTTGCTGACGCCGATGGCCGTTGAACTGGGGGTGTCGGAAGCCTTGGCAGGGCAGGCGGTAACCGTGACGGCGGTGGTGGCGCTGTTTTCCGGACTACTGGTGCCAGGCTTGACGCGAGGGATCGACCGGCGTGTGGTACTGCTGTGCTTTTCCACACTGATGATTGCCTCCAACCTTCTGGTGGCTTTCTCTTCCAGCCTGGTGGTGTTGCTGATCATGCGGATCCTGCTGGGCATCGCACTGGGCGGCTTCTGGAGCATGGCGGCGGCCGTGGCGATGCGCCTGGTGCCGGCGGCGCTGCTGCCGCGGGCCCTGTCGATTATTTTCAGCGGGATTGCCGTGGGCACTGTGGTGGCGGTGCCGCTTGGCAGCTATTTGGGCGGGCTGTACGGCTGGCGCAGTGCATTTGTGGCGGCCGCCGCCGTCGGGGTGGTGACGCTGATTTTCCAACTGTTCACGCTGCCGCCTCTGGCGCCGCGCAAAACGGCGCGGTTGAGAACGGTGCTTGAAGTGCTGCTGCGTCCGGGCATTGCCGTGGGCATGTTGGGCTGCGTGCTGGTGCACACCGGGCACTTCGCGCTGTTCACCTACATCCGACCGTTTCTGGAAAGCACAACCGGCGTGGGGGCCGAAGGACTGGCGCTGATGCTGCTGGGTTTCGGCGCGGCTAACTTCGTTGGCACGCTGCTGGCCGGCTGGCTACTTGAACGTAGCCCGCGCGGGACAATGGTCCTGATGCCTGCGCTGGTTGGCGTTGCGGCGTTAGCCTTGGTGTTGCTGCCCGCTTCTGTGCCGTGTCAGGCGTTGTTGTTGGCACTCTGGGGCATGGCTTTCGGCGGCGTGCCAGTGGCGTGGTCAAACTGGGTGGCCCGTGCGGTGCCCGATCAGGCGGAAAGCGCGGGAGGAATGGTGGTGGCCTCGGTGCAATCCGCAATCGCAGCAGGTGCCGCAGCAGGGGGCGCCATGTTCAGTTTCAGTGGCATCGCCGGCGTATTTGTCGCCGCAGGCATCCTGATGCTGCTCGCAGCGTTGTTGATTGGGATGCGGGTCAAGGTTGAAGCACCAGCGTACGGCGCTGATGCCGGTCCGGTGCTGCATCTTTAA
- a CDS encoding DAHL domain-containing protein, translating to MQIRSGYKWVTFSAIALTTLAALLFLLYKSYAYETSTYFESRDFVRQLKQLDANWGVKILRAKIGINSSLLLGAPAESGNRWDQLDKLNNSGPLPALWNDRRQGYLNAVQNKTLLVDQFKQHNTVLRAALDALPEVENIIQGSLKDINAQQPLEYLTHSSNILNLSLSTLEYALYASSDKAKEIDDQLSVLSQYMSQLPSERLPPFNTFVAHVNSIMREQPIVNDLLDRINVIPVAQQLDSINELLNETQRRTEAQDRQYHIYLAVCASILALLLVYLAARLIRSYTVINKINGELQTANERLEQRVEERTRELIEAERELVDAARMAGMAEIATNVLHNVGNVLNSVNVSADVIARRLSTSKTLGLGKAVKMMNDHPEDLGQFITHDEKGKLLPLYFNQLVDSIAVEQSGIVEELEQLTKSIDHIKDIVSTQQAYAGAARVVEPLNVINLFEDALRMNSGALSRHHVTVIKDYQDVPTIIGDKHRLLLILINLISNAKYAMSTVTEQQREMTLSVSVTDHSTLRFSVKDQGEGIVAENLSRIFNHGFTTRKEGHGFGLHSCALAAVEMNGHLNVQSDGPALGAVFTLEIPLELADSPGNAQPAAGERVSLTD from the coding sequence ATGCAAATTCGCAGCGGTTATAAATGGGTCACTTTCTCGGCAATCGCCCTCACCACATTGGCGGCGTTATTATTCCTTTTGTACAAGTCGTACGCCTATGAAACGTCGACCTACTTCGAATCCCGCGATTTCGTTCGTCAATTAAAACAATTGGATGCCAATTGGGGGGTCAAGATCCTCAGGGCAAAAATCGGCATCAACAGCAGCTTGCTGCTGGGAGCGCCCGCCGAATCCGGTAACCGCTGGGATCAACTGGACAAACTGAACAATTCCGGCCCGCTGCCGGCCTTATGGAATGATCGCCGACAAGGCTATCTGAACGCGGTGCAAAACAAGACGCTACTGGTTGATCAATTTAAACAGCACAACACAGTACTGCGCGCCGCCCTTGATGCGTTGCCCGAAGTAGAAAACATCATTCAAGGCTCGCTGAAAGATATCAATGCCCAACAACCGCTGGAATACCTGACCCATTCCTCAAATATATTGAATCTTTCATTGAGCACCCTCGAATATGCCCTTTATGCCTCCAGCGATAAAGCCAAGGAAATTGACGACCAACTGAGCGTACTCAGCCAATACATGAGTCAGCTCCCTTCTGAACGCCTTCCGCCTTTCAATACTTTCGTCGCTCATGTGAACTCAATCATGCGCGAACAACCCATCGTCAATGACCTGCTTGACCGGATTAATGTAATTCCCGTCGCCCAGCAACTGGACAGCATCAATGAGTTGCTGAATGAAACCCAGCGCCGAACGGAAGCCCAGGACCGCCAATACCATATCTACCTGGCCGTCTGCGCCAGCATCCTGGCGTTGTTGTTGGTGTACCTGGCCGCGCGCTTGATTCGCAGTTATACCGTGATCAACAAAATCAACGGCGAGTTGCAAACGGCCAACGAGCGGCTTGAGCAGCGGGTCGAGGAGCGCACGCGAGAACTGATCGAAGCCGAGCGCGAATTGGTGGATGCCGCCCGCATGGCCGGCATGGCGGAAATCGCCACCAACGTGCTGCACAACGTTGGCAATGTGTTGAACAGCGTAAACGTCTCCGCCGATGTGATCGCACGCCGATTGTCGACCAGCAAGACTTTAGGCCTGGGTAAAGCCGTGAAAATGATGAACGATCATCCCGAGGACTTAGGACAGTTCATCACCCACGATGAAAAAGGCAAACTGCTGCCGCTTTACTTCAATCAACTGGTCGATTCCATTGCGGTCGAACAATCGGGGATTGTCGAAGAGCTGGAGCAACTGACCAAGAGCATCGATCACATCAAGGACATCGTGTCCACGCAGCAGGCCTACGCCGGCGCGGCGCGGGTGGTCGAGCCGCTGAACGTGATCAATCTGTTCGAAGATGCGCTGCGCATGAACTCCGGCGCCTTGAGCCGTCACCATGTCACGGTGATCAAGGACTACCAGGACGTCCCGACCATCATTGGCGACAAACATCGGCTGCTGTTGATCCTGATCAACCTGATCAGCAACGCCAAATACGCGATGTCCACCGTCACCGAGCAACAGCGGGAAATGACCTTGAGCGTCAGCGTTACCGATCATTCAACCTTGCGTTTCAGCGTCAAGGATCAGGGCGAAGGCATCGTCGCCGAGAACCTGTCGCGCATCTTCAATCACGGTTTCACCACGCGCAAGGAAGGTCACGGTTTCGGCCTGCACAGCTGTGCGCTCGCGGCGGTGGAGATGAATGGACACTTGAACGTCCAGAGCGATGGGCCGGCCCTGGGCGCCGTGTTCACCCTGGAGATTCCTTTGGAATTGGCCGACAGTCCGGGCAATGCACAACCGGCGGCGGGAGAAAGAGTAAGCCTGACGGATTGA
- a CDS encoding L-iditol 2-dehydrogenase, which translates to MKRLEGKSTLITGSARGIGRAFAQAYIHEGATVAIADINLERAQATAAELGPQAYAVEMDITHQASIDGAISAVVARVGKLDILINNAALFDLAPITEISRDSYERLFSINVAGTLFTLQAAARQMIAQGHGGKIINMASQAGRRGEALVAIYCATKAAVISLTQSAGLDLIKHKINVNAIAPGVVDGEHWDGVDALFAKYENRPLGEKKRLVGAEVPLGRMATAEDLVGMAIFLASTESDYIVAQTYNVDGGNWMS; encoded by the coding sequence ATGAAACGTCTGGAAGGAAAAAGCACGCTCATTACCGGTTCGGCCAGAGGCATCGGCCGGGCCTTCGCCCAAGCCTATATCCACGAAGGCGCGACCGTCGCGATTGCCGACATCAACCTGGAACGGGCGCAAGCCACGGCCGCCGAGCTGGGCCCGCAAGCGTATGCGGTCGAGATGGACATTACCCATCAGGCGTCGATAGACGGCGCCATTTCTGCGGTGGTCGCGAGAGTCGGCAAGCTCGATATCCTGATCAACAACGCGGCGCTGTTCGATCTCGCGCCGATCACCGAGATCTCCCGCGACAGCTACGAACGCCTGTTCTCGATCAACGTGGCCGGCACGCTGTTTACCTTGCAAGCCGCCGCCCGACAGATGATCGCCCAGGGCCATGGCGGCAAGATCATCAACATGGCCAGCCAGGCGGGTCGCCGCGGTGAAGCGCTGGTGGCGATCTATTGTGCGACCAAGGCTGCCGTTATCAGCCTCACGCAATCGGCCGGTCTTGACCTGATCAAACACAAGATCAACGTGAATGCCATCGCCCCCGGCGTGGTCGACGGCGAGCATTGGGACGGCGTCGATGCCCTGTTCGCGAAGTATGAAAATCGTCCGCTCGGGGAAAAGAAAAGGCTGGTGGGCGCCGAAGTGCCGCTTGGACGCATGGCGACGGCGGAGGACCTGGTGGGAATGGCGATTTTCCTGGCTTCGACTGAAAGTGACTACATCGTGGCGCAGACCTATAACGTTGATGGCGGTAACTGGATGAGTTGA
- a CDS encoding ABC transporter substrate-binding protein, with the protein MKLLPHALLLSASFSCALLAQAADTVTIATVNNSDMIRMQKLSKTFEAAHPQIKLNWVVLEENVLRQRLTTDIATQGGQFDVLTIGTYETPLWAAKNWLEPMKDLPAGYDVEDIFPSVRQGLSLNDTLYALPFYGESTVTYYRTDLFKDAGLSMPEHPTWTQLGEFAGKLHQPDKEQYGMCLRGKAGWGENIALLSTMANAFGARWFDEKWQPQLSGPEWTAAANFYVDTLKRYGPPGVSSNGFNETLALFNSGKCAMWVDASVAGSFITDKTQSNVADKVGFVAAPTQVTDKGSSWLYAWSLAIPTSSKHKDAAKAFVTWATSKEYIQLVAQKDGISNVPPGTRMSTYSDAYLQAAPFAKVTLQMMQNADPAHPSMQPVPYVGIQYVTIPEFQAIGTSVGKQLSAALTGQMSVEQALANAQQSTEREMKRAGYPK; encoded by the coding sequence ATGAAGCTATTGCCCCACGCGCTGTTGCTGTCCGCCAGTTTTTCCTGCGCCCTGCTCGCCCAGGCCGCCGATACCGTGACCATCGCTACCGTCAACAACAGCGACATGATCCGCATGCAAAAGCTGTCGAAAACCTTCGAGGCCGCCCATCCGCAGATCAAGCTCAATTGGGTGGTGCTGGAAGAAAATGTCCTGCGCCAGCGCCTGACCACTGACATCGCCACGCAAGGTGGGCAGTTCGACGTGCTGACCATCGGCACTTACGAAACACCGTTGTGGGCGGCAAAAAACTGGCTGGAACCGATGAAGGACCTGCCCGCCGGGTATGACGTCGAGGACATCTTCCCTTCGGTGCGCCAGGGGCTTTCACTCAACGATACGCTCTACGCCCTGCCGTTCTATGGCGAAAGCACCGTCACTTATTACCGCACCGACCTGTTCAAGGACGCCGGGCTGAGCATGCCCGAACACCCGACCTGGACCCAGCTCGGTGAGTTCGCCGGCAAGCTGCACCAGCCGGACAAAGAACAATACGGCATGTGCCTGCGGGGCAAGGCCGGTTGGGGGGAAAACATCGCGCTGCTGTCGACCATGGCCAATGCCTTTGGCGCGCGTTGGTTTGACGAAAAATGGCAACCGCAACTCAGCGGTCCCGAATGGACCGCCGCCGCGAATTTCTACGTCGATACGTTGAAGCGCTACGGCCCGCCCGGTGTGTCGAGCAACGGCTTCAACGAAACCCTGGCGCTGTTCAACAGCGGCAAGTGCGCGATGTGGGTCGATGCCAGCGTCGCCGGTTCCTTCATCACGGACAAGACCCAGAGCAATGTCGCGGACAAGGTCGGCTTCGTTGCCGCACCGACGCAGGTCACGGACAAAGGCTCGTCCTGGCTGTATGCCTGGTCGCTGGCGATCCCCACCAGTTCCAAACACAAGGACGCCGCCAAGGCCTTTGTGACCTGGGCCACTTCCAAGGAATACATCCAGCTGGTCGCGCAGAAGGACGGCATCAGCAACGTGCCGCCGGGCACGCGGATGTCCACCTACAGCGACGCCTATTTGCAGGCCGCGCCCTTTGCCAAAGTCACGCTGCAAATGATGCAGAACGCCGACCCGGCGCACCCTTCCATGCAGCCCGTGCCCTACGTCGGCATCCAGTACGTGACCATTCCGGAATTCCAGGCCATCGGCACCTCGGTCGGCAAGCAGTTATCCGCAGCGCTCACCGGGCAGATGTCGGTGGAGCAAGCGTTGGCCAATGCCCAGCAGAGCACCGAGCGCGAGATGAAGCGCGCCGGGTATCCGAAATAA
- a CDS encoding helix-turn-helix domain-containing protein: protein MSQYATADKQPALEVILNEPQHSFRWYQHDYPFDLARWNHHPEFEIHLIREGSGRLLAGDYIGLFEAGHVALIGPGLPHDWISDLGKGEVIAGRDVVLQFDGQALMQLRNLVPELTELQGLFRQAAQGIEFSGATRKKAAELLEQIGQSQGFERLCLFLSLLQLLASAPDSQRKTLASLQYAPMLDALTAQRMSIVFDYILNDLADELRLSVIAQRLDMSEPAFSKFFKRATGHTFVDLTRKLRVQRACRLLAQSSLSVANICFEVGYANLSNFNRHFRHEMQETPSEYRQRLQAG, encoded by the coding sequence ATGAGCCAGTACGCCACCGCGGACAAGCAGCCCGCGCTCGAAGTCATCCTCAACGAGCCGCAGCACAGCTTTCGCTGGTATCAGCATGACTATCCGTTCGACCTGGCGCGCTGGAATCATCATCCCGAATTCGAGATTCACTTGATCCGCGAAGGCAGCGGTCGGTTGTTGGCGGGTGACTACATCGGCCTGTTCGAGGCTGGCCATGTGGCGCTGATCGGGCCTGGCTTGCCCCACGACTGGATCAGCGACCTGGGCAAAGGCGAGGTGATCGCGGGGCGTGACGTGGTGTTGCAGTTCGATGGCCAGGCACTGATGCAACTGCGCAACCTGGTGCCTGAACTCACTGAGCTGCAAGGCCTGTTTCGCCAAGCGGCGCAGGGGATCGAGTTCAGCGGTGCGACCCGCAAAAAAGCCGCCGAGCTTCTGGAACAGATCGGCCAGAGCCAGGGGTTTGAACGGTTGTGCCTGTTCCTGTCGTTGCTGCAACTGCTGGCCTCGGCGCCGGACAGCCAACGAAAAACCCTCGCCAGCCTGCAATACGCGCCAATGCTCGATGCCTTGACGGCCCAGCGCATGAGCATTGTCTTCGATTACATCCTCAACGACCTCGCCGACGAACTGCGCCTGTCCGTCATCGCCCAGCGCCTGGACATGAGCGAACCGGCGTTCTCCAAATTCTTCAAACGCGCCACCGGCCACACCTTCGTCGACCTGACCCGCAAACTGCGCGTGCAGCGGGCCTGTCGCTTGCTGGCGCAAAGCAGCCTCAGCGTTGCCAACATCTGCTTTGAAGTCGGCTACGCCAACCTGTCGAATTTCAATCGGCACTTCCGCCATGAAATGCAGGAAACGCCGAGCGAGTATCGGCAGCGGTTGCAGGCTGGTTAA
- a CDS encoding putative hydro-lyase, with protein MNQPALSFEQLQQRAPLALRQTIAAGHYQGHTSGLGQGRVQANIVILPSDWANEFLRYCTLNRQACPLLDVTEPGDPFFRNLGTAIDIRHDVPRYRVYRHGELSDEPLDIESLWQDDLVAFAIGCSFSFEQPLLDAGIALKHIDLGRNVAMYQTNIDTRPTARLGGKLVVSMRPMKAAAAIQAIQITARMPNVHGAPVHIGDPALIGIHSLDTPDYGDAVPIAADEIPVFWACGVTPQSVVQASRPPLCITHAPGCMLVTDLWNNAV; from the coding sequence ATGAACCAACCCGCCCTGTCCTTCGAACAATTACAACAGCGCGCGCCGCTGGCCCTGCGCCAGACCATCGCCGCCGGGCACTATCAAGGACACACCAGCGGCCTCGGCCAGGGCCGGGTGCAAGCCAATATCGTGATCCTGCCCAGCGATTGGGCTAACGAATTCCTGCGCTATTGCACCCTCAATCGCCAGGCCTGCCCGTTGCTTGACGTGACCGAGCCCGGGGATCCGTTTTTCCGCAACCTCGGCACTGCCATCGACATTCGCCATGACGTGCCGCGCTACCGGGTCTATCGCCACGGCGAGTTGAGCGATGAGCCGCTGGACATCGAGTCCCTGTGGCAAGACGACCTGGTTGCCTTCGCCATCGGCTGCTCGTTCTCCTTCGAACAACCACTGCTCGATGCCGGCATTGCGCTCAAGCACATTGATCTGGGGCGCAATGTCGCCATGTACCAGACCAACATCGACACTCGCCCCACTGCTCGCCTGGGCGGCAAACTGGTGGTGAGCATGCGCCCGATGAAAGCTGCCGCGGCGATCCAGGCGATCCAGATCACCGCGCGCATGCCCAACGTCCACGGCGCCCCGGTGCACATTGGTGATCCGGCGCTGATTGGCATTCACTCGCTGGACACGCCGGATTACGGCGATGCGGTACCGATCGCCGCCGATGAAATCCCGGTGTTCTGGGCTTGCGGCGTGACACCGCAATCGGTGGTGCAAGCTTCACGCCCACCGCTGTGCATTACCCATGCGCCGGGTTGCATGCTGGTGACGGATTTATGGAACAACGCAGTGTGA